The region CAAATTTATTTGGTTATCCATTATTGTTATAGTATTTACTTTTCTTTACGCAAATATTCTTTGTAGATTAACTTCACTTTGTGATAAACGAATATCCTCTACCAACCTCCCACTTTCAAAGCGTAATAATTGGTCAGCTAATTCGAAATATTTATCATCGTGTGTAATCACTAATACAAGTTTATTTTGACGTTTTAATTGCGGAATAATTTCAGTATAAAAAAGTTCTCTGAATCTTGGGTCTTGGTCTGCTGCCCATTCGTCATATAAACAAATTGGACAATTTTCAATATACGACATAACCAAGGCCAAGCGTTTCTTTTGCCCTTGTGACAGAGCCGTTGATGAGAAACACCCATGATGGGTAGACACTTTTTTATCCATCTCTAACTCTTGTAGAAACGGCACAATATCTTCGTCTTTTGCTAACTCACCATCAGGTGCAAGCACATGATTAAAAAGATGAAAATCCGAAAATATAGCTGAGCATAATCCTTGATAACTCTCCAGTTCATCAACCTGACTGATTGGCTTATCATCCAAACTAATCGTACCGCTGGTGGCCTGATACAAACCAAGCAGTAACTTAGCGAATGTGGATTTACCACTACCATTTCCACCGGTCAAATAAACTGCGTCACCTCGTTTCAGTTGAGTCGTAATAGGCCCGACAGAAAAATGATAATCATCTAACCCACTATTTTCATACTCAAAACAAAGCTGGTCTATTTTAATTTCATTCCACTGTTTCATATCAACTGTATTTACATCATTTTGGATACGTATCGCAAAATTTGATGAATTATTTAAATCGAGACTTTCAATATTTCGATAAGAAGCAGAGAAATCACTCATTTGATTTAATGATCCGACCACACTCTCCAATGGATTAATCATATATAATATAGTTAATACAAAACTAACTATCGTATTGAGTGATATTTCCGGCCAATAATTGGCCGCACCAAAGACAATCACACCAATAACAAAGAAGACTAACGTCGATGCCATGCTATTTAACATCGTAAACAGCACCGATACTTTAATACTGCGCTCTTTAATATCGGCAAAATTGCGCAGCAAAATACTTTGGTAAACAAATTTGCGTCGTTTGGCATTAATACTGAGCTCTTTGGCCCCATTCACTAACGTCGTTAAGCCATCAAACAGTTCATCTTCATGACCACGCAAGATACGGTAGTGACGCAAACCAATGCCCAAAAATAGGCGAGCCAGTAACACAATGGCCGTGATCAGCACAAACACCACGCTAAACAGCTGCCAAGAGAGAAAAACCAAATAACCTAAGCAGAGCAGCACCGTCACAAAACTGTAGATGAACCCAGGCATGATCAGCAGCCCATCCGAAAGCTTAGCCGCATCGGTTTTCATCGCAGCAAGAATGCGATGCCCACCAAGGCGTTCAATAGTGGCATATTGAGTACAGAGTAAGCGTCTAGCTAATTCATCACGAAACTCATACACCACTTGAGCGCTCAACTTCGCCAATAAGTAACGCGAACCCAACCCAAACAGCAGCACGCCCAATACCGCTGAACCAAACAGGGCAAAATCACTCCAATTAATTAGATGAGACTCACTGAGCGCAGCCAGCTGAGTGGTAATGATTTTCAGCATACCAAGCCCCGCTAATGCGCCTAAAATGCTGAAAAAAGTTGCCGTCAAAATCGGCCATTTAAAACGTAATAAAATGGATTTAAACATCTCTAACCTCGGTGTTTATCCATAAGGAGCTCAGTCATGAGCATCCTCAGTGATGCAACGCTGCCCAGCTAGCTGGGCAGCCATAAGCTCGCCTATAGCGCAATCAGCTGGGCAAGTTGTTGAACGTAAGGTGCTTTTAACAAACGCACATGATTGGCGGTCGACTGTGCAATCTCGATCGTTGGCTGCCAAGCTAACCATCCTTGTCGCTGCAGTGCCGTCGCTTCTTGAGAAAGCAGCAACCCAATTGGCGCTTGAGGTTGTCGCTCTGGCCAATAGCTGGTGCGAATGTTGGTGGCAAAGACGCGGAAGATCCCCTCTAAGTGATTCACCCGCGATGTGGCTGGCATCACGCGCTGAGCAATTAAACTTTGATGTACGCGGCGCAGACGTTCGTTGAACGAAAGCGACTCGAGAATTTCTGCCGATAAGTGCAATTCCACGCCCTGCATCTCAAACAGAGAAACCAACTTCATCATCGCCGCCACGTCGGTGTACTCTTGCTGCTCTGGATTCGGAACTCGGGAATCCGCAATGGTTAATGATGCCACCGGAATGCCCATCTCCTCCAACTGATTGACCAGTTCTAATGCCACCCAGCCACCAAACGAGTGACCCACAATATGCAGCGGTTGATCACTGAGATGTTTTTGTAACGCGTGACAGTAGAAGCTGGCGGCCGCCTTCACCGAAGCATGCGGAGCTTCTTTGCCCCACAAACCGCGCGGTTGCAGACCGTAGATACTCACGTCATCGCCTATCTGCTGTGCCAAGTCCATAAAGCTAAACACATTATCGCCAGCACCTGGGATACAGAACACCTGAGCACAATCGCCTTTACCGAGTTGCAGTTTCACCACCGGATCATAGGTGTGATTCGACTGCGCTTCTTTGTGATGGGCACGAGCCTGTATGGCTTGGCTAATCGCTGCCCCTGTTGACTCAACATAAGGCTCAGAAATAAGCAATTGGTGTTCTCCAGCTAATGGAATAACGCGAATTGCATCGCTAGGCAGTACCTGATCCCACGCCAGATAAGGATCGTGCAATCCTTGCTCTTCAACGGGGCGTTGCTGGGCAACAAATAGGTCGAGAACCACAGGTAAACTTGGTGCCTGATAATCTGCGTGAAGCAGATCTCTTCGATGAATCAGCCAGTTATAATAATATTCTGCATTCCAATCCCCAGGTAAGATAGCCATTTTTTGTGCCAGACAAAAATGGTCCTGCCACCGCTCACTTTCCGTCAGCAGTACTCGCACCTCTTCTTCTGAGATACCTGAATCGGTGCCATTGACCACTTGATACTCGACTATCTCACGACTCATAAAGGCAATTTCTTGCTCAATATCAGCAAAGCGCAGACCTTGGTGATGCTCCCGTTCAAACTGTGGCGCTATCGCCCAGCGGTCGATAACCCCGAGAAACTCAATCTGCTCATCTTGACCCATCAATTGAGCGGCGATTTCGTACGCCATAGTGCCGCCAAATGACCAACCCACTAGGCGATATGGACCATGGGGCTGAATTTGACGAATCGCGCGAACATAATGCTCTGCCACTTTTTGCACTGTTTTTAGTGACGGCTTACGGCGATCAGGCGCGACCAAACCATAGACAGGAATCTGCTCATTAATATGAGCCGTTAGCAGCGGGCCATAGAGGGTTTCACCACTCGCTTCCGGCACGATAAACAGCGGAGTCTCACTGCCAGTATCACGAAATGCGATGGTTAAACGATCGCTGCCCGTTGGTTTTTGATCCGCCTGTTCTTGATGAGTAAGTCTCTGTGCTAGTTCACTCAAGACTGGCGTGCTAAACAAGGTCGCTAAATCGAGATTTAACCCGCGCTGTTGCAGCTGATTAACCAGTTTTACCGCCAATAAAGAGTGCCCACCCAGTTCAAAGAAATTGTCGAAACGCCCGACTTGCGCAATGCCTAATAGCTCTTGCCACACAAGTGCTAGCATCAATTCCATCTCGGTTTGCGCTGCCACAAATTGCTGACGCACAAACGCCTCTTCCGCTGGCTCTGGCAGCGCTTTTCGATCCATTTTGCCGTTTGGGGTGAGTGGAATTGCCTCGATTTGCATCAGTGCCGCCGGCACCATGTACTCTGGCAAACGCTCGCCCATCTGCGCTTTAATCGCTTCAATTGAAAGTAACTGCTCAGAGGTAAAGTAACCCACCAGCTGCTTGTTGGCACTGGTGCCGCGGGCAATTACTACAGCCTCTAAAACATCGCTACATCCTTTCAAGGCAGAGGAAATTTCGCCAAGCTCGACGCGAAAACCACGGATCTTCACTTGGTCATCGTTACGCCCTTGATACTCGATAGTGCCATCAGCCAGCCAGCGTCCTACATCACCGGTTTTGTACATGGTGGCATTAGGGTCTGTGACAAATGGGTCACGCACAAAGCGCTCAGCAGTTAAGTCGTCACGGTTAAGGTAGCCGCGCGCTACTTGCACGCCACCGATAAAAATTTCTCCCGCTACGCCTAGCGGCGCAGGTTGACCTTGGCTATCGAGCACATACATGCGGGTATTGGCGACTGAGGAACCAATAGAGACTCTATCGCCGACCAAATCCCGCGGACAATGCCATTGGGTCACATCGACCGCCGCTTCGGTTGGACCGTAAAGGTTATGCAGCTCAACATGGGGCAGTGTTTGATATGTGCGACGAATCGTTTCTGCTGGCAAAGCTTCACCACTACAGAACATCAAACGCAGGCTTGAACAACGTGAGTGTTCCGTGCCTTCCAAGAACATCTGCAGCATCGGTGGTACAAAGTGCAAAATCGACACATGGCGACGCTCAATCAGCTCGCGCAAATAGCTTGGGTCTTTGTGGCCTTCGGGGTTGGCCATCACTAGCGTGGCACCCACCCACAGCGGTGCGAAGAATTCCCACACCGACACATCAAAACTAAATGGGGTTTTCTGCAATATCACGTCATCGCAGTTAAAGCCATAATCATCGACCATCCAGCTTAAACGGTTCACCACGCCGCGATGTTCGTTCATCACGCCTTTGGGTTTACCCGTAGAACCTGAGGTGTAAATGATGTACGCCAAGTGACGCGATGTAAGCCCAAGCGCGTTAGGGTCGAGGTTCTGCGTCGATTCACTCGCCCACGGTAAGTCGCCTGCGAAATTCACCACTTGTACCGATGCTGGAATCGCTCCTAAGCGGCTACGCAGTTCATTGGTGGTGATTAGAACCACAGGTTGGCTATCTTGCACCATGTATTCCAAGCGATCTTCGGGATAACCAGGATCCATCGGCACATACGCGCCACCGGCTTTTAAAATCGCGACTAACGCCACCACCAATTCGCTACTGCGTTCGAGTGAAACCGCCACGCGACTGTCGGGACGTACGCCCTGTTTCACCAGCCAGTGAGCCAGTTGGTTTGCGTGCGCGTTTAGCTCGGCAAAGGTGAGTTCGGTTGGCAGCGTAAAACCTTGCTCGCTTTGCACCGCCACTTTGTGTGGCAATTTGGCAGCGGTCTCTTCAATGCGCTGCTGAATACAACTCTCGGTTGGATAGGCTTTTTCGGTTTGGTTGAACCCTTCTAGCACCCATTCACGTTCTGTCTGCGCCAGCACTTGTATTGATTCAACGGGTGCTAAAGTATCGGCAACCAACTGTTCAAGCGCCGTGATCAGCATTTGTCCAACGCGCTGCGCGCCAACCGAACGTTCAACGTGCACATCAAGAGAGAAACCAGCACCAATATGATCGTTGATGTTCATGCTGACTGGATAGCTGGTGCGCTCTTCGCTGAAGATCACCTCACTAGCGAAAGAGGCATCGTTTTGCTCATCGGCGGCCGCTTGGTAACGGTAATTGACCATGCTGCTAAAGAGCGGCGTTTTCGCTGGCAAACCACTGCATTGCTGCGCTAATGAGAGCGGTGCATGTTCATGCTCTAACAGCTCCGCCAAGGATTGATGCGTCGCTTTGAGTGCGTGCGCGATACTTTGCCCTTGCAGGTGTACGCGCACCGGTAAGGTATTTAAGAACATTCCTAAGGCTTTATCGGCCGATTCGCCCGCATTCATTCGGCCAAACAGCACCGTACCAAACACCACTTCGCTGCGCCCCACTGTGTGGGACAGCACGATGCCCCACGCTAAGTGGAACAAAGAGGCGGCACTGATGTGCTGCTCGTTCACTAAAGCGCGAATACGCTGAGCCAAATCGTCAGGCAGTTCAATATGCTGCTGCGTCTCTTGGGCGAGATCCGCTTCAAGCAAACCAAAGGGAGCGCATGGCTCATCGATATGGGCGAGTTCACGGCGGAAATAAGCTTGATGAACTTCGTCTTCTTGCTCCATGCGCGTACGCGCCACAAACTGACGAAATGGTACAGAAGGAGTCAGTTGCTCTTCTTTGCCACTTAAGATCGCCATCACCTCAGCCACCATCAACTCTAGCGTTGTATGGTCGTTACACAAATGGTGAATCAGCAAGCAGAGTAACCAGCGTCCATTGGCTTTATCTTCAACACGATAAGCTCGAATTAACGGCGCGTGATGCAAATCCATTCGAGTGAATTCTGGGGAAAAATGACGTTGCAGCTGAAGCGCCACATCCTCTTCACCAGTGAGTACCACGTCTTGAATCGTGATTTCAGCGCTACGCCATACCACTTGTACTGGCTCTTGCAGACCTTCCCAAGCAATTGCCGTACGTAAAATATCGTGACGTGCGACCACTTGATTCAGTGCGCTAACGAATTTTTCCAGTGACTCCTGCTGTGTAAACGCTTGAATAAAGCGGCTGACATACGGGTCGCCTTGGGTTGCCAACATATGGTGGAACAGCATCCCTTCTTGCAGTGGCGCGAGTGGGTAAATATCTTGAATATTGCTCATGCCACCAGGCACCTGTTTGGCGATCTGATCGATCTCTTTTTGTGACAATGTCACCAATGGCAATAGATCTGGCGTGATGTAATGGCATGTCTGCGGAATCAAGTTCTCGGCAATCGCCACTTGTTGACGCTGAGCCACCAAGCTTGCTGCTACGTCTGCCAATACCGGTTGACTAAAGAGCACCTTGATTTTCAGCTCCCAACCTTGACGGCGTAAGTTTTCAATCAGTTGAATCGCCAGCAATGAGTGCCCGCCCAGTTCAAAGAAACTGTCAAAGCGCCCCACTTGTTCAGTGCCCAGCAGTTGTTGCCAAAGTGACGCCAATAACCGCTCTTGCTCGCCTTGCGGCGCAACATAAACACGATGCACAAACGCTTCTTCCGCTGGCTCTGGCAGAGCTTTGCGATCCATTTTGCCGTTTGGCGTGAGCGGAATCGCCTCGATTTGCATCAGCGCTGCCGGCACCATGTACTCTGGCAATCGCTCGCCCATCTGGGCTTTAATCGCTTCGATTGAAAGCACTTGTTCCGAGGTAAAATAGCCCACCAGCTGCTTGTTGGCACTGGTGCCACGGGCAATCACCACGGCTTCGAGCACATCCGTGCATCCTTTCAGCGCAGAAGAAATTTCCCCTAGCTCGACGCGGAAACCGCGGATTTTCACTTGGTCATCGTTACGCCCTTGATACTCAATGGTGCCATCAGCCAGCCAGCGTCCTACGTCCCCAGTCTTGTACATAGTGGCATTTTCATCAGCCACAAACGGGTCACGGACAAAGCGCTCAGCAGTTAAGTCGTCGCGGTTAAGGTAGCCGCGCGCCACTTGCACGCCGCCGATAAAAATTTCTCCCGCTACGCCTAGCGGCGCAGGTTGACCTTGGCTATCAAGCACATACATACGGGTATTGGCGACCGATGAACCGATAGAGACTCTATCGCCGACTAAATCCCGCGGGCAATGCCATTGGGTCACATCAACCGCTGCTTCGGTTGGACCGTAAAGGTTATGCAGCTCAACATGAGGCAGCGTTTGGTATGTGCGGCGAATGGTTTCTGCTGGCAAAGCTTCACCACTACAGAACATCAAACGCAGGCTTGGACAACGTGAGTGTTCCGTGCCTTCCAAGAACATCTGCAGCATTGGCGGTACAAAGTGCAAAGTCGACACATGGCGACGTTCAATCAGCTCGCGTAGATAAGTTGGGTCTTTGTGACCTTCCGGTTTGGCCATCACTAACGTGGCCCCTACCCACAACGGCGCAAAGAACTCCCACACCGACACATCAAAACTAAAGGGAGTTTTCTGCAAAATCACGTCATCACGGTTAAAGCCATAGTCATCGACCATCCAGCTTAAGCGGTTCACCACGCCGCGATGTTCGTTCATCACGCCTTTGGGTTTACCGGTCGAGCCTGAGGTGTAAATGATGTACGCCAAGTGACGCGATGTAAGTCCAAGCTCAGCAGTGTCTAAGTTCTGCTGTGACTCATTTCCCCACGGCAATTTCCCTGCAAAATTCACCACTTGTACCGATGCTGGAATCGCACCTAAGCGGCTGCGCAGTTCATTGGTGGTAATTAGAACCACCGGTTGGCTATCTTGCACCATGTATTCCAAGCGATCTTCGGGATAACCTGGGTCCATCGGCACATACGCGCCACCGGCTTTTAAAATCGCGACTAACGCCACCACTAATTCGCTGCTGCGCTCGAGTGAAACCGCCACGCGACT is a window of Vibrio porteresiae DSM 19223 DNA encoding:
- a CDS encoding non-ribosomal peptide synthetase; this encodes MADMTDFDLENLTPEEMMALLEQLESQGAEMELEQENAIAPAHLDTYPLSMAQQRLWFLAQMGDASDSAYLIEGGIRLQGELDKEALQAALNQVLIRHSALRTRIETRDGTPLQKIDTQLRQFPMTPIQMSRAAALATPFTPKFDLEQGPLVAARLVTIEHDEHAQDEHWLQIAMHHIISDGWSMGIFTSELNECYRALVMNQAPQLAPLAIEYGDFALWQRESRQDALAAQQAYWQDQLAGIPDCLSLPTDFSRPAVQSYQGEAVDVALDSQLTSAIKSLAQAQGCTLYMTLLASWSALLARLSGQDDIVVGSPIAGRMREETEPLMGMFVNSQAMRVDLSQPVTAVELLAQVKATTVAAQSHQELPFEKVVEAISPQRSLAHSPVFQVMFALQNLPQAQVTLPGLTISELAQPVTTAKFDLSLVVSEQDEQIVGQLSFASALFTPETAARLVGYWQALLAAMVSNATAPVQSLAIISANEKQQLLRDLNPLSRPLQNVQLIHQKVECYAYQSPDSVAVMTDNDHLTYGELNTRANQLAHWMVKQGVGSESRVALCFDRSCEWIVAMLATLKAGAGYVPMDPAYPTERIAYMLSDSQPQLVLSDGYVDIAQMLSANAQASDAEQRFSGKVVNVTTDAALWQNESKENLCVEGLTPANLAYIIYTSGSTGLPKGVMVEHGQLNNLIEWHQETFQVGAGTCTSALAGMGFDAAVWEIWPSLTVGACITMPTLAVSKDPEALLTWWQAQPIEVGFLSTPIAELAFAREVQPEKLRALLVGGDKLNRLAPASATYSLFNNYGPTETTVVATSGLISAQQSSLPIGRPLTNTCVYLLDAYGQLVPRGVVGEIYIGGAGVARGYVNRPDMTQERFVVDPFSDKPNARMYRSGDLARWNQDGTLEFLGRNDDQVKIRGFRIELGEIAAVLQQQQSIEEAVVVAQSDGQQQRLVAYFTAKNSDAARQLDIDELRSALAEVLPDYMVPAAFVALETMPLTANGKIDKRALPQPDDSAFVRRAYSAPQGELECQLAAIWSVLLGVEQVGREDNFFELGGHSLMATQLAARIRSELGLELSLTTLFAHPQLSGLASELALSTHQLQEATSLALRPITAAHEGDIPLSLAQQRLWFLAQMEPESQAAYTISGGVRLVGNLSMTALRQALNDIMQRHGTLRTRIDYRDGKAVQVVDPLAREFPLLVVEQGDNVTFNPHFDLNKGHLVAAQLAKVSDQEHHLFIAMHHVIADGWSMGILISELTQGYQAHLRGQVAALAPLAIQYTDFALWQQRYLSGEQLTAQQEYWVAQLSGAPECLTLPSDFVRPLQQQYQGDHVAVQLDAQLTQGLHNVAKRHGATLFMTLMASWAALMGRLANQDDVVIGTPVAGRTRTEVEPLIGMFANTQAIRVNVADSLTASDLIAQVKATLVGAQDHQDLPFEQVVEAVAPSRSLAHNPIFQVMFGLQNLPRSEFDLPGLTVTPIDSDLRSAQFDLSLMLNEHEGEISGFLNFATSLFTRATIERYVACWQRLLHALVADSEHLTVAKMLLIDEQEKHTVLEGFNQTEKAYPTETCIHQRIEETAARLPHKVAVQSEQGFTLPTELTFAELNAHANQLAHWLVKQGVRPDSRVAVSLERSSELVVALVAILKAGGAYVPMDPGYPEDRLEYMVQDSQPVVLITTNELRSRLGAIPASVQVVNFAGKLPWGNESQQNLDTAELGLTSRHLAYIIYTSGSTGKPKGVMNEHRGVVNRLSWMVDDYGFNRDDVILQKTPFSFDVSVWEFFAPLWVGATLVMAKPEGHKDPTYLRELIERRHVSTLHFVPPMLQMFLEGTEHSRCPSLRLMFCSGEALPAETIRRTYQTLPHVELHNLYGPTEAAVDVTQWHCPRDLVGDRVSIGSSVANTRMYVLDSQGQPAPLGVAGEIFIGGVQVARGYLNRDDLTAERFVRDPFVADENATMYKTGDVGRWLADGTIEYQGRNDDQVKIRGFRVELGEISSALKGCTDVLEAVVIARGTSANKQLVGYFTSEQVLSIEAIKAQMGERLPEYMVPAALMQIEAIPLTPNGKMDRKALPEPAEEAFVHRVYVAPQGEQERLLASLWQQLLGTEQVGRFDSFFELGGHSLLAIQLIENLRRQGWELKIKVLFSQPVLADVAASLVAQRQQVAIAENLIPQTCHYITPDLLPLVTLSQKEIDQIAKQVPGGMSNIQDIYPLAPLQEGMLFHHMLATQGDPYVSRFIQAFTQQESLEKFVSALNQVVARHDILRTAIAWEGLQEPVQVVWRSAEITIQDVVLTGEEDVALQLQRHFSPEFTRMDLHHAPLIRAYRVEDKANGRWLLCLLIHHLCNDHTTLELMVAEVMAILSGKEEQLTPSVPFRQFVARTRMEQEDEVHQAYFRRELAHIDEPCAPFGLLEADLAQETQQHIELPDDLAQRIRALVNEQHISAASLFHLAWGIVLSHTVGRSEVVFGTVLFGRMNAGESADKALGMFLNTLPVRVHLQGQSIAHALKATHQSLAELLEHEHAPLSLAQQCSGLPAKTPLFSSMVNYRYQAAADEQNDASFASEVIFSEERTSYPVSMNINDHIGAGFSLDVHVERSVGAQRVGQMLITALEQLVADTLAPVESIQVLAQTEREWVLEGFNQTEKAYPTESCIQQRIEETAAKLPHKVAVQSEQGFTLPTELTFAELNAHANQLAHWLVKQGVRPDSRVAVSLERSSELVVALVAILKAGGAYVPMDPGYPEDRLEYMVQDSQPVVLITTNELRSRLGAIPASVQVVNFAGDLPWASESTQNLDPNALGLTSRHLAYIIYTSGSTGKPKGVMNEHRGVVNRLSWMVDDYGFNCDDVILQKTPFSFDVSVWEFFAPLWVGATLVMANPEGHKDPSYLRELIERRHVSILHFVPPMLQMFLEGTEHSRCSSLRLMFCSGEALPAETIRRTYQTLPHVELHNLYGPTEAAVDVTQWHCPRDLVGDRVSIGSSVANTRMYVLDSQGQPAPLGVAGEIFIGGVQVARGYLNRDDLTAERFVRDPFVTDPNATMYKTGDVGRWLADGTIEYQGRNDDQVKIRGFRVELGEISSALKGCSDVLEAVVIARGTSANKQLVGYFTSEQLLSIEAIKAQMGERLPEYMVPAALMQIEAIPLTPNGKMDRKALPEPAEEAFVRQQFVAAQTEMELMLALVWQELLGIAQVGRFDNFFELGGHSLLAVKLVNQLQQRGLNLDLATLFSTPVLSELAQRLTHQEQADQKPTGSDRLTIAFRDTGSETPLFIVPEASGETLYGPLLTAHINEQIPVYGLVAPDRRKPSLKTVQKVAEHYVRAIRQIQPHGPYRLVGWSFGGTMAYEIAAQLMGQDEQIEFLGVIDRWAIAPQFEREHHQGLRFADIEQEIAFMSREIVEYQVVNGTDSGISEEEVRVLLTESERWQDHFCLAQKMAILPGDWNAEYYYNWLIHRRDLLHADYQAPSLPVVLDLFVAQQRPVEEQGLHDPYLAWDQVLPSDAIRVIPLAGEHQLLISEPYVESTGAAISQAIQARAHHKEAQSNHTYDPVVKLQLGKGDCAQVFCIPGAGDNVFSFMDLAQQIGDDVSIYGLQPRGLWGKEAPHASVKAAASFYCHALQKHLSDQPLHIVGHSFGGWVALELVNQLEEMGIPVASLTIADSRVPNPEQQEYTDVAAMMKLVSLFEMQGVELHLSAEILESLSFNERLRRVHQSLIAQRVMPATSRVNHLEGIFRVFATNIRTSYWPERQPQAPIGLLLSQEATALQRQGWLAWQPTIEIAQSTANHVRLLKAPYVQQLAQLIAL
- a CDS encoding cyclic peptide export ABC transporter, which produces MFKSILLRFKWPILTATFFSILGALAGLGMLKIITTQLAALSESHLINWSDFALFGSAVLGVLLFGLGSRYLLAKLSAQVVYEFRDELARRLLCTQYATIERLGGHRILAAMKTDAAKLSDGLLIMPGFIYSFVTVLLCLGYLVFLSWQLFSVVFVLITAIVLLARLFLGIGLRHYRILRGHEDELFDGLTTLVNGAKELSINAKRRKFVYQSILLRNFADIKERSIKVSVLFTMLNSMASTLVFFVIGVIVFGAANYWPEISLNTIVSFVLTILYMINPLESVVGSLNQMSDFSASYRNIESLDLNNSSNFAIRIQNDVNTVDMKQWNEIKIDQLCFEYENSGLDDYHFSVGPITTQLKRGDAVYLTGGNGSGKSTFAKLLLGLYQATSGTISLDDKPISQVDELESYQGLCSAIFSDFHLFNHVLAPDGELAKDEDIVPFLQELEMDKKVSTHHGCFSSTALSQGQKKRLALVMSYIENCPICLYDEWAADQDPRFRELFYTEIIPQLKRQNKLVLVITHDDKYFELADQLLRFESGRLVEDIRLSQSEVNLQRIFA